In the Corythoichthys intestinalis isolate RoL2023-P3 chromosome 12, ASM3026506v1, whole genome shotgun sequence genome, one interval contains:
- the prmt2 gene encoding protein arginine N-methyltransferase 2 isoform X2 gives MFVEMEEEVPPEEFNVLWSFAGRCSEELSIRRGDQVNVHAKISPEWWWAELRGVFGYVPASYLHKGSTEDGEEEEDMWQNEEYYDIYGTLNLHLEMLSDKSRTEAYRQVIVNNSASLHRKVVMDLGCGTGIVSLFCAQLAKPTAVYAVEASSMVEHTRELVKQNACEEVITVLQGRAEEIQLPEQVDVLVSEWMGNCLVFEFMVESVLLARDRWLREGGTMWPSSAALTLVPCQAHRYYAEKMAFWEKPYGLDFTPLQPLALQEFFAKPKFSHLMEPGDALASPTDVICLDMHTLQVADLEEMQGGFQFSLEKSGIFHGFTAWFSVSFKSLEEGGAAVELNTGPESEPTHWKQTLFMLDVPISVHAGDAISGTIILRRNPIWRRHLTVTLNWEISGYTQAGTKSFPMWR, from the exons ATGTTCGTAGAGATGGAGGAGGAGGTGCCACCTGAGGAGTTCAATGTTCTTTGGAGCTTTGCTGGTCGCTGCAGTGAAGAG CTTAGTATCAGAAGAGGAGATCAAGTGAATGTCCATGCCAAAATTTCCCCAGAGTGGTGGTGGGCTGAGCTGCGAGGGGTCTTTGGTTACGTCCCTGCTAGCTACCTCCATAAGGGATCTACTGAAGAtggggaggaagaagaggacatgtggcaaaatgaggaGTACTATGATATATACGGAACACTG AATCTTCACTTGGAGATGTTGTCAGACAAGAGCCGCACGGAGGCGTACAGGCAGGTCATCGTCAACAACAGCGCTTCTCTTCACAGGAAGGTGGTGATGGACCTTGGTTGCGGAACGGGCATCGTGAGTCTGTTCTGTGCTCAGCTAGCAAAACCGACAGCG GTGTACGCCGTGGAAGCGAGCTCAATGGTGGAACACACCAGAGAGCTGGTGAAACAAAACGCTTGCGAGGAAGTGATCACTGTGCTGCAGGGCCGTGCTGAGGAAATCCAACTGCCCGAGCAGGTGGACGTCCTGGTGTCCGAGTGGATGGGCAATTGCTTGGTG TTTGAGTTCATGGTGGAGTCGGTCTTGCTTGCCAGAGACCGCTGGCTAAGGGAAGGTGGCACGATGTGGCCTTCTTCTGCAGCTCTCACTTTGGTGCCGTGTCAAGCCCATAGATACTACGCAGAGAAAATGGCATTCTGGGAGAAGCCTTATGGCTTGGACTTCACCCCGCTACA GCCACTTGCTCTACAGGAGTTCTTCGCCAAGCCAAAGTTTAGCCACTTGATGGAGCCAGGCGACGCCCTCGCCTCTCCCACCGACGTAATCTGCTTGGACATGCATACGCTGCAGGTGGCAGACCTGGAG GAAATGCAAGGCGGGTTTCAGTTCAGCCTGGAAAAGTCCGGCATTTTCCACGGCTTCACTGCTTGGTTCAGCGTTTCCTTCAAAAGCCTGGAGGAGGGCGGCGCAGCAGTGGAATTGAACACTGGACCTGAGTCTGA GCCAACCCACTGGAAGCAGACCCTGTTCATGCTGGATGTGCCCATCAGTGTGCACGCTGGCGACGCAATCAGTGGAACCATTATTCTGCGAAGGAACCccatctggaggcgccacttgaCCGTCACCCTAAACTGGGAGATCAGTGGATACACACAA GCTGGGACAAAGAGCTTTCCTATGTGGCGCTAA
- the prmt2 gene encoding protein arginine N-methyltransferase 2 isoform X4 gives MFVEMEEEVPPEEFNVLWSFAGRCSEELSIRRGDQVNVHAKISPEWWWAELRGVFGYVPASYLHKGSTEDGEEEEDMWQNEEYYDIYGTLNLHLEMLSDKSRTEAYRQVIVNNSASLHRKVVMDLGCGTGIVSLFCAQLAKPTAGRAEEIQLPEQVDVLVSEWMGNCLVFEFMVESVLLARDRWLREGGTMWPSSAALTLVPCQAHRYYAEKMAFWEKPYGLDFTPLQPLALQEFFAKPKFSHLMEPGDALASPTDVICLDMHTLQVADLEEMQGGFQFSLEKSGIFHGFTAWFSVSFKSLEEGGAAVELNTGPESEPTHWKQTLFMLDVPISVHAGDAISGTIILRRNPIWRRHLTVTLNWEISGYTQVRQMKHSLCMII, from the exons ATGTTCGTAGAGATGGAGGAGGAGGTGCCACCTGAGGAGTTCAATGTTCTTTGGAGCTTTGCTGGTCGCTGCAGTGAAGAG CTTAGTATCAGAAGAGGAGATCAAGTGAATGTCCATGCCAAAATTTCCCCAGAGTGGTGGTGGGCTGAGCTGCGAGGGGTCTTTGGTTACGTCCCTGCTAGCTACCTCCATAAGGGATCTACTGAAGAtggggaggaagaagaggacatgtggcaaaatgaggaGTACTATGATATATACGGAACACTG AATCTTCACTTGGAGATGTTGTCAGACAAGAGCCGCACGGAGGCGTACAGGCAGGTCATCGTCAACAACAGCGCTTCTCTTCACAGGAAGGTGGTGATGGACCTTGGTTGCGGAACGGGCATCGTGAGTCTGTTCTGTGCTCAGCTAGCAAAACCGACAGCG GGCCGTGCTGAGGAAATCCAACTGCCCGAGCAGGTGGACGTCCTGGTGTCCGAGTGGATGGGCAATTGCTTGGTG TTTGAGTTCATGGTGGAGTCGGTCTTGCTTGCCAGAGACCGCTGGCTAAGGGAAGGTGGCACGATGTGGCCTTCTTCTGCAGCTCTCACTTTGGTGCCGTGTCAAGCCCATAGATACTACGCAGAGAAAATGGCATTCTGGGAGAAGCCTTATGGCTTGGACTTCACCCCGCTACA GCCACTTGCTCTACAGGAGTTCTTCGCCAAGCCAAAGTTTAGCCACTTGATGGAGCCAGGCGACGCCCTCGCCTCTCCCACCGACGTAATCTGCTTGGACATGCATACGCTGCAGGTGGCAGACCTGGAG GAAATGCAAGGCGGGTTTCAGTTCAGCCTGGAAAAGTCCGGCATTTTCCACGGCTTCACTGCTTGGTTCAGCGTTTCCTTCAAAAGCCTGGAGGAGGGCGGCGCAGCAGTGGAATTGAACACTGGACCTGAGTCTGA GCCAACCCACTGGAAGCAGACCCTGTTCATGCTGGATGTGCCCATCAGTGTGCACGCTGGCGACGCAATCAGTGGAACCATTATTCTGCGAAGGAACCccatctggaggcgccacttgaCCGTCACCCTAAACTGGGAGATCAGTGGATACACACAAGTAAGGCAAATGAAACATTCGTTATGTATGATCATTTGA
- the prmt2 gene encoding protein arginine N-methyltransferase 2 isoform X3, with protein sequence MFVEMEEEVPPEEFNVLWSFAGRCSEELSIRRGDQVNVHAKISPEWWWAELRGVFGYVPASYLHKGSTEDGEEEEDMWQNEEYYDIYGTLNLHLEMLSDKSRTEAYRQVIVNNSASLHRKVVMDLGCGTGIVYAVEASSMVEHTRELVKQNACEEVITVLQGRAEEIQLPEQVDVLVSEWMGNCLVFEFMVESVLLARDRWLREGGTMWPSSAALTLVPCQAHRYYAEKMAFWEKPYGLDFTPLQPLALQEFFAKPKFSHLMEPGDALASPTDVICLDMHTLQVADLEEMQGGFQFSLEKSGIFHGFTAWFSVSFKSLEEGGAAVELNTGPESEPTHWKQTLFMLDVPISVHAGDAISGTIILRRNPIWRRHLTVTLNWEISGYTQVRQMKHSLCMII encoded by the exons ATGTTCGTAGAGATGGAGGAGGAGGTGCCACCTGAGGAGTTCAATGTTCTTTGGAGCTTTGCTGGTCGCTGCAGTGAAGAG CTTAGTATCAGAAGAGGAGATCAAGTGAATGTCCATGCCAAAATTTCCCCAGAGTGGTGGTGGGCTGAGCTGCGAGGGGTCTTTGGTTACGTCCCTGCTAGCTACCTCCATAAGGGATCTACTGAAGAtggggaggaagaagaggacatgtggcaaaatgaggaGTACTATGATATATACGGAACACTG AATCTTCACTTGGAGATGTTGTCAGACAAGAGCCGCACGGAGGCGTACAGGCAGGTCATCGTCAACAACAGCGCTTCTCTTCACAGGAAGGTGGTGATGGACCTTGGTTGCGGAACGGGCATC GTGTACGCCGTGGAAGCGAGCTCAATGGTGGAACACACCAGAGAGCTGGTGAAACAAAACGCTTGCGAGGAAGTGATCACTGTGCTGCAGGGCCGTGCTGAGGAAATCCAACTGCCCGAGCAGGTGGACGTCCTGGTGTCCGAGTGGATGGGCAATTGCTTGGTG TTTGAGTTCATGGTGGAGTCGGTCTTGCTTGCCAGAGACCGCTGGCTAAGGGAAGGTGGCACGATGTGGCCTTCTTCTGCAGCTCTCACTTTGGTGCCGTGTCAAGCCCATAGATACTACGCAGAGAAAATGGCATTCTGGGAGAAGCCTTATGGCTTGGACTTCACCCCGCTACA GCCACTTGCTCTACAGGAGTTCTTCGCCAAGCCAAAGTTTAGCCACTTGATGGAGCCAGGCGACGCCCTCGCCTCTCCCACCGACGTAATCTGCTTGGACATGCATACGCTGCAGGTGGCAGACCTGGAG GAAATGCAAGGCGGGTTTCAGTTCAGCCTGGAAAAGTCCGGCATTTTCCACGGCTTCACTGCTTGGTTCAGCGTTTCCTTCAAAAGCCTGGAGGAGGGCGGCGCAGCAGTGGAATTGAACACTGGACCTGAGTCTGA GCCAACCCACTGGAAGCAGACCCTGTTCATGCTGGATGTGCCCATCAGTGTGCACGCTGGCGACGCAATCAGTGGAACCATTATTCTGCGAAGGAACCccatctggaggcgccacttgaCCGTCACCCTAAACTGGGAGATCAGTGGATACACACAAGTAAGGCAAATGAAACATTCGTTATGTATGATCATTTGA
- the prmt2 gene encoding protein arginine N-methyltransferase 2 isoform X1: MFVEMEEEVPPEEFNVLWSFAGRCSEELSIRRGDQVNVHAKISPEWWWAELRGVFGYVPASYLHKGSTEDGEEEEDMWQNEEYYDIYGTLNLHLEMLSDKSRTEAYRQVIVNNSASLHRKVVMDLGCGTGIVSLFCAQLAKPTAVYAVEASSMVEHTRELVKQNACEEVITVLQGRAEEIQLPEQVDVLVSEWMGNCLVFEFMVESVLLARDRWLREGGTMWPSSAALTLVPCQAHRYYAEKMAFWEKPYGLDFTPLQPLALQEFFAKPKFSHLMEPGDALASPTDVICLDMHTLQVADLEEMQGGFQFSLEKSGIFHGFTAWFSVSFKSLEEGGAAVELNTGPESEPTHWKQTLFMLDVPISVHAGDAISGTIILRRNPIWRRHLTVTLNWEISGYTQVRQMKHSLCMII, translated from the exons ATGTTCGTAGAGATGGAGGAGGAGGTGCCACCTGAGGAGTTCAATGTTCTTTGGAGCTTTGCTGGTCGCTGCAGTGAAGAG CTTAGTATCAGAAGAGGAGATCAAGTGAATGTCCATGCCAAAATTTCCCCAGAGTGGTGGTGGGCTGAGCTGCGAGGGGTCTTTGGTTACGTCCCTGCTAGCTACCTCCATAAGGGATCTACTGAAGAtggggaggaagaagaggacatgtggcaaaatgaggaGTACTATGATATATACGGAACACTG AATCTTCACTTGGAGATGTTGTCAGACAAGAGCCGCACGGAGGCGTACAGGCAGGTCATCGTCAACAACAGCGCTTCTCTTCACAGGAAGGTGGTGATGGACCTTGGTTGCGGAACGGGCATCGTGAGTCTGTTCTGTGCTCAGCTAGCAAAACCGACAGCG GTGTACGCCGTGGAAGCGAGCTCAATGGTGGAACACACCAGAGAGCTGGTGAAACAAAACGCTTGCGAGGAAGTGATCACTGTGCTGCAGGGCCGTGCTGAGGAAATCCAACTGCCCGAGCAGGTGGACGTCCTGGTGTCCGAGTGGATGGGCAATTGCTTGGTG TTTGAGTTCATGGTGGAGTCGGTCTTGCTTGCCAGAGACCGCTGGCTAAGGGAAGGTGGCACGATGTGGCCTTCTTCTGCAGCTCTCACTTTGGTGCCGTGTCAAGCCCATAGATACTACGCAGAGAAAATGGCATTCTGGGAGAAGCCTTATGGCTTGGACTTCACCCCGCTACA GCCACTTGCTCTACAGGAGTTCTTCGCCAAGCCAAAGTTTAGCCACTTGATGGAGCCAGGCGACGCCCTCGCCTCTCCCACCGACGTAATCTGCTTGGACATGCATACGCTGCAGGTGGCAGACCTGGAG GAAATGCAAGGCGGGTTTCAGTTCAGCCTGGAAAAGTCCGGCATTTTCCACGGCTTCACTGCTTGGTTCAGCGTTTCCTTCAAAAGCCTGGAGGAGGGCGGCGCAGCAGTGGAATTGAACACTGGACCTGAGTCTGA GCCAACCCACTGGAAGCAGACCCTGTTCATGCTGGATGTGCCCATCAGTGTGCACGCTGGCGACGCAATCAGTGGAACCATTATTCTGCGAAGGAACCccatctggaggcgccacttgaCCGTCACCCTAAACTGGGAGATCAGTGGATACACACAAGTAAGGCAAATGAAACATTCGTTATGTATGATCATTTGA
- the prmt2 gene encoding protein arginine N-methyltransferase 2 isoform X5: MWQNEEYYDIYGTLNLHLEMLSDKSRTEAYRQVIVNNSASLHRKVVMDLGCGTGIVSLFCAQLAKPTAVYAVEASSMVEHTRELVKQNACEEVITVLQGRAEEIQLPEQVDVLVSEWMGNCLVFEFMVESVLLARDRWLREGGTMWPSSAALTLVPCQAHRYYAEKMAFWEKPYGLDFTPLQPLALQEFFAKPKFSHLMEPGDALASPTDVICLDMHTLQVADLEEMQGGFQFSLEKSGIFHGFTAWFSVSFKSLEEGGAAVELNTGPESEPTHWKQTLFMLDVPISVHAGDAISGTIILRRNPIWRRHLTVTLNWEISGYTQVRQMKHSLCMII; this comes from the exons atgtggcaaaatgaggaGTACTATGATATATACGGAACACTG AATCTTCACTTGGAGATGTTGTCAGACAAGAGCCGCACGGAGGCGTACAGGCAGGTCATCGTCAACAACAGCGCTTCTCTTCACAGGAAGGTGGTGATGGACCTTGGTTGCGGAACGGGCATCGTGAGTCTGTTCTGTGCTCAGCTAGCAAAACCGACAGCG GTGTACGCCGTGGAAGCGAGCTCAATGGTGGAACACACCAGAGAGCTGGTGAAACAAAACGCTTGCGAGGAAGTGATCACTGTGCTGCAGGGCCGTGCTGAGGAAATCCAACTGCCCGAGCAGGTGGACGTCCTGGTGTCCGAGTGGATGGGCAATTGCTTGGTG TTTGAGTTCATGGTGGAGTCGGTCTTGCTTGCCAGAGACCGCTGGCTAAGGGAAGGTGGCACGATGTGGCCTTCTTCTGCAGCTCTCACTTTGGTGCCGTGTCAAGCCCATAGATACTACGCAGAGAAAATGGCATTCTGGGAGAAGCCTTATGGCTTGGACTTCACCCCGCTACA GCCACTTGCTCTACAGGAGTTCTTCGCCAAGCCAAAGTTTAGCCACTTGATGGAGCCAGGCGACGCCCTCGCCTCTCCCACCGACGTAATCTGCTTGGACATGCATACGCTGCAGGTGGCAGACCTGGAG GAAATGCAAGGCGGGTTTCAGTTCAGCCTGGAAAAGTCCGGCATTTTCCACGGCTTCACTGCTTGGTTCAGCGTTTCCTTCAAAAGCCTGGAGGAGGGCGGCGCAGCAGTGGAATTGAACACTGGACCTGAGTCTGA GCCAACCCACTGGAAGCAGACCCTGTTCATGCTGGATGTGCCCATCAGTGTGCACGCTGGCGACGCAATCAGTGGAACCATTATTCTGCGAAGGAACCccatctggaggcgccacttgaCCGTCACCCTAAACTGGGAGATCAGTGGATACACACAAGTAAGGCAAATGAAACATTCGTTATGTATGATCATTTGA